The proteins below come from a single Mya arenaria isolate MELC-2E11 chromosome 6, ASM2691426v1 genomic window:
- the LOC128237562 gene encoding beta-1,4-N-acetylgalactosaminyltransferase bre-4-like, translated as MRRCTRFTSVVVFLMVCAALVSVINVFLRTKLHIAYGPASGLYFIGYRSRGDLSLEFCQAVPDLLVGRLNIDLGAALKSPPPPALQDVLVGGAWSPKICVARQRIAIIIHFRDRQKHLDILVYNLIPVMKRQKVSFRIFVVEQYGNKTFNKGRLMNIGFTEARKHGEFDCFIFHDVDLVPEDDRNMYTCSENPRHMSPAVDKFNYTLPYKALVGGVLSIKAEHFFKINGYSNLYWGWGAEDDDLHKRLLASKISVDRPPITIGRYKMIKHDRKDVSQVRLQLLKTAKTRYLKDGLNTLEYKLVETRLEKLYTRIIANVGDPPKNQTEYPKTDVGDPPKNQTEHPKAVLDNPPTNLTEYSKADEGDPPKNQAEYPKAGVGDPPKNQTEHPKAVLDDPPKNRTEYPKADEGDSPKNRTEFPKADVGDPKSNQTENPIANVGDPPKNQTEHPIAVLGDPPKNRTK; from the exons atgcGGCGATGTACTAGATTTACatctgttgttgtgtttttgatGGTTTGTGCCGCCCTGGTCAGTGTTATAAATGTCTTTCTTAGAACGAAACTCCATATTGCTTATGGGCCAGCTTctggtttatattttataggATATAGATCAAGAGGAGATCTGTCGTTGGAATTTTGTCAGGCTGTTCCAGATTTACTTG TAGGAAGACTAAACATTGACCTTGGGGCGGCACTAAAATCTCCACCTCCACCGGCACTCCAGGATGTGTTGGTAGGTGGCGCATGGAGTCCGAAGATCTGCGTTGCTAGACAACGGATTGCAATCATCATACATTTTCGTGACAGGCAGaaacatttggatattttagTATACAATCTTATTCCGGTAATGAAACGACAGAAAGTGTCCTTCCGAATATTTGTTGTAGAACAG TACGGCaataaaactttcaacaaaGGTCGGCTTATGAACATCGGGTTCACGGAAGCGCGGAAGCACGGTGAGTTTGACTGCTTTATCTTCCACGACGTCGATCTAGTACCGGAAGACGACAGAAATATGTACACCTGCTCTGAGAACCCTCGTCATATGTCCCCGGCCGTGGATAAATTTAATTATAC ACTGCCATACAAGGCGCTGGTGGGTGGGGTACTCAGCATCAAGGCAGAACATTTCTTCAAGATCAACGGATATTCGAACCTTTACTGGGGCTGGGGCGCTGAGGATGACGATTTGCATAAAAG ACTTTTAGCCTCGAAGATAAGTGTTGATCGACCCCCAATCACTATTGGACggtataaaatgataaaacacgaCAGAAAAGATGTTTCCCAAGTCAG ATTGCAGTTATTGAAAACAGCGAAAACACGTTACTTAAAGGACGGCCTTAATACTTTGGAGTACAAATTGGTTGAAACCCGGCTTGAGAAGTTGTACACACGTATAATAGCGAATGTGGGTGATCCTCCGAAGAATCAGACTGAATATCCAAAAACGGATGTTGGTGATCCGCCGAAGAATCAGACTGAACATCCAAAAGCGGTCCTGGATAATCCGCCGACAAATCTAACTGAATATTCAAAAGCGGATGAGGGTGATCCCCCGAAGAATCAGGCCGAATATCCAAAGGCGGGTGTTGGTGATCCGCCGAAGAATCAGACTGAACATCCAAAAGCGGTCTTGGATGATCCGCCGAAAAATCGAACTGAATATCCAAAAGCGGATGAGGGTGATTCCCCGAAGAATCGAACTGAATTTCCAAAAGCGGATGTGGGTGATCCGAAGAGCAATCAGACTGAAAATCCAATAGCGAATGTGGGTGATCCGCCGAAGAATCAGACTGAACATCCAATAGCGGTCTTGGGTGATCCACCGAAGAATCGAACTAAATAG